The Piliocolobus tephrosceles isolate RC106 chromosome 10, ASM277652v3, whole genome shotgun sequence nucleotide sequence TTAATCATTCTTGGATCTTCAGCAAATTCAGGATCAATGTAGAAAAACACTGGCATGTCTACTTCCTCTTGGGGATTAAGCCTTTGTTCTTCAAAACAGAAGCACTGTATTTTATTGAAATACTGTCCAGCTTCAAATGGAACAACATTGTACGTAGAAATTCCCATTACTGGTTTGTCAGTAGGATTCTTAGCTCTGTAAAATGCCAGTGCAGTCTCTCCTGGCACcacatatatttctgtttgctgAGGTCTAAAGTTCCACTGGAGACTTGCATGCACATCTGCATTAAAGCTGATTTTAATGATTCGATCCTTAACAGGCACCATGTTTTCAATCTGATCTGAGGCATGACCTGCAACTGCTGATCCTCCAAGTCCAGTAGTCTGACAATAGAGCCGATAAAGGGGTACGGCAGCGTAGGACGCCCCCAGCATGGCCACGGCGACAGCGGCCACGTAAGTGAGGGTCGTTTTGTTTCGCTGCCGCCATTCCTCCACATGCGCGCGCGTGAAAGGGCCGCAGCTCTTGGGCCGCCGCCGCGGCTGCAATGCTGGATGCCGGGCTGGAAGGCTGCAGTGCTTCCGTGTCCCAAGCCACCTCAGTCCTTCCTCGGCACCTCCTGTCCCACTCCACTCTGGCCTAAGAAACGGCTCTACCCTCTCTGCAGCCCTGGCTGGAGACCCAGGATGGATCCAACGCCAGCCACAGAAAGAGACAGGCCTCCATCCCGGATGCCAGAGCCCTCCCATAACCCCCTGAACTAACACCCACCAGCCTCTCGGACCACAAATACTTGTTGATTACAAAGAGGAAAGTAGTAATTccttactccttttttttttttttttttttgcgacggtgtcttgctctatcacccaggctggagtgcagtggtgcgatctcggctcaccgcaacctccgcctcccgggttcaagtgattctcctgcctcagcccccctgagtagctgggattacaggtgcacgccaccacacccgactaatttttttcgtatttttagtagagacgggggtttcaccacattggtcaggctggtctggaactcctgacctcatgatccacctgcctcacctcccaaagtgctgggattacaagcatgagccactgtgcccggccattccTCACTATTTTCAAGGGGAATTTGTAGTAATCACCCTTACCCATGTGATtaaagttaacatcaccagtaatgAGACAAATCTACATCATGGGCCTCCTGATATGATGCAGTGAGAAAGACCCAGTATCACTTCTGTGGTATTCCTGGCAAAAATGTATaatctgaatctaatcatgaggaaacagcAGACAGACCTAAACCGAGGGACATTCTGAAAATTCTCTAGCctatactcttcaaaaatgtcaaagtcacaaaagacaaaaaggacGAGGCACTGTCACAGATTGATGAGAGAAGACTGAGTGCAATGCATGATCTTATGTTGGATCCTGTACTCGGAAAAAAATGAAGCTATACATGACGTTATTGAGACAATTGCAATTTGAAGACACACACTAGATTCCATGGTAGTACTATATGTTAAATGTTCTGCTTTTGGTCATTGTACTCTAGGTATATGAGAATATTGTTGTACTTAGAATTtatacactgaagtatttagggataAATAGGCATAGAGTCTACAACTTgcccttgaatttttttttttttttaagtttggaagtaggaagaaagagatagaaagaaCGAGATGTGATACAGCAAAAAACAAATGGAGCACAATGTAccatttttaatctatttaaaaGGTATACAGGAGTTATACTACTGTAGCAACTTGTTTGTAAAtttgaaatcatatcaaaataaaaaggaacaaaatagggtacctgtggtgccagctactgagaaggttgaggcgggaaaattgcttgagcccaggagtttgaggttactgtgagctatcatcgtgccactgcaccagcctgggcaacagaggaagaccccatctcttaaaaaagaaaaaaattaaaaaaaaaagtgcgacAGGCACATAGCAAGCTACTTTGGCAGGGCAGAGAGGTAACAGCCCTACAAAGGTAAAAGCCAATGCGAAGAGG carries:
- the LOC111540341 gene encoding cytochrome c oxidase assembly protein COX11, mitochondrial-like isoform X1; protein product: MGGLWHPGWRPVSFCGWRWIHPGSPARAAERVEPFLRPEWSGTGGAEEGLRWLGTRKHCSLPARHPALQPRRRPKSCGPFTRAHVEEWRQRNKTTLTYVAAVAVAMLGASYAAVPLYRLYCQTTGLGGSAVAGHASDQIENMVPVKDRIIKISFNADVHASLQWNFRPQQTEIYVVPGETALAFYRAKNPTDKPVMGISTYNVVPFEAGQYFNKIQCFCFEEQRLNPQEEVDMPVFFYIDPEFAEDPRMINVDLITLSYTFFEAKEGHTLPVPGYN
- the LOC111540341 gene encoding cytochrome c oxidase assembly protein COX11, mitochondrial-like isoform X2; this encodes MGGLWHPGWRPVSFCGWRWIHPGSPARAAERVEPFLRPEWSGTGGAEEGLRWLGTRKHCSLPARHPALQPRRRPKSCGPFTRAHVEEWRQRNKTTLTYVAAVAVAMLGASYAAVPLYRLYCQTTGLGGSAVAGHASDQIENMVPVKDRIIKISFNADVHASLQWNFRPQQTEIYVVPGETALAFYRAKNPTDKPVMGISTYNVVPFEAGQYFNKIQAHIASSRI